The following are encoded in a window of Salmo trutta chromosome 27, fSalTru1.1, whole genome shotgun sequence genomic DNA:
- the LOC115164453 gene encoding ankyrin-1 isoform X18 produces the protein MAQAAKHLVKNKELKIQLEAERLLKEEEKAKKRNRSRDKKRKAHAVHRWLIDQDDSLSSELPDGQGVWHFDEAADAVTSFLRAARSGNMDKAIDHIKNGIDINTANQNGLNGLHLASKEGHVKMVLELLHGGIDVETQTKKGNTALHIAALAGQEQVVAELVNYGANINAQSQVRPPPVSEETPTPLAEPPAEEPPATTDTHTKGFTPLYMAAQENHLEVVKFLLENGANQSIPTEDGFTPLAVALQQGHENVVALLINYGTKGKVRLPALHIAARNDDTRTAAVLLQNDPNADVLSKTGFTPLHIAAHYENLSVAQLLLNRGANVNFTPKNGITPLHIASRRGNVIMVRLLLDRGAQIDAKTKDELTPLHCAARNGHVRIIEILLDQGAPIQAKTKNGLSPIHMSAQGDHMDCVRQLMQYNAAIDDITLDHLTPLHVAAHCGHHRMAKVLLDKGAKPNSRALNGFTPLHIACKKNHMRVMDLLLKHSASLEAVTESGLTPLHVASFMGHRKIVTILVQKGASPSASNVKVETPLHMACRAGHYEVAEFLLTNAAPVDAKAKDDQTPLHCACRMGHKELVKLLLEHKANPNSTTTSGHTPLHIAAREGHAQTTRILLDMEAQQTKMTKKGFTPLHVASKYGKVDVAELLLERGGNPNAAGKNGLTSLHVAVHHDNLDVVNLLVSKGGSPHSAARNGYTPLHIASKQNQVEVASSLLQYGASANAESLQGVTPLHLAAQEGRPDMVALLISKQANVNLGNKSGLTPLHLVAQEGHVGIADILAKQGASVYAATRMGYTPLHVACHYGNVKMVKFLLQQQANVNSKTKVGYTALHQAAQQGHTDIVTLLLKHGAQPNEVATNGTSALSIAKRLGYISVIDVLKLVTEETVSMTTTEKHRMSFPETVDEILDVSEDEGIAQLTIGEELLGTEGARYMKMDDLKDHDDDFLSPKKSMDNYSPAIPRIPCVSPETVILKEHDMEQVHTPMPLQKDYDDDSLIPSSPATETSDNVSPVASPIHTGFLVSFMVDARGGSMRGSRHNGLRVIIPPRTCAAPTRITCRLVKPQKLTTPPPLVEGEGLASRIISLGPASMQFLGPVIVEIPHFAALGRGDRELVVLRSENGSVWKEHRNRYGDDVLETILNGMDEELESQEELGKKRIRRIISTDFPLYFAVVSRVQQESDLIGPEGGQLTSKLVPLVQASFPETAVTKRVRLGLQAQPVPDELVAKLLGNQATFSPVVTVEPRRRKFHRPIGLCIPLPPSWRESPRDSGEGDTTSLRLLCSVIGGTAPAQWEDITGTTKLIYSKDCANFTTNVSARFWLADCPRTAEAMSFANLLYRELSAVPYMAKFVVFAKMNEVREGRLRCYCMTDDKMDKTLEQHENFSEVARSRDIEVMEGMPLHLECSGNLVPVRKATQQPRCFSFQAFRDNRLPVSVKVRDSSKDHSGFLSFLRKSTKYEDSQHVLCNLNITMPLCIKAAGSEDRRRTLTPLVLRERYSTLNEPAMGKASMSAMEKTELKMALIAEQLGLSWAELARELQFSVDDINKIRVENPNSLLEQSSTLLSLWATCEGKRANMESLYTALKSIDRMDIVNMLEGQGPQPAGRQAREPSRRRHNESDHISPSLTNAWPPYSSSFSLLLSDL, from the exons gCTGATGCTGTCACTAGTTTTCTGCGGGCGGCTCGTTCTGGTAACATGGACAAGGCCATCGACCATATAAAGAACGGCATAGACATCAACACAGCCAATCAG aaTGGGCTCAACGGGTTGCATCTGGCCTCTAAAGAAGGCCACGTTAAAATGGTGCTGGAGCTGCTACATGGAGGCATTGATGTGGAAACCCAGACTAAG AAAGGCAACACAGCTCTGCACATTGCTGCCCTGGCTGGGCAGGAGCAAGTGGTGGCAGAGCTGGTAAATTACGGGGCCAACATCAATGCCCAGTCCCAGGTGAGACCCCCACCAGTGTCAGAAGAGACCCCGACCCCACTGGCAGAACCTCCTGCAGAAGAGCCACCAGCCACAACGGATACACATACA AAGGGCTTCACTCCGCTCTACATGGCCGCACAAGAGAATCATCTAGAAGTTGTGAAGTTCCTTTTGGAGAACGGGGCCAATCAAAGCATTCCTACTGAG GATGGCTTTACCCCTCTCGCCGTGGCTCTTCAGCAGGGACATGAGAACGTTGTGGCCCTGCTCATCAATTACGGCACCAAGGGCAAAGTTCGCCTCCCCGCACTGCACATAGCAGCACGGAACGACGACACGCGCACAGCTGCTGTGCTTCTACAGAACGACCCCAACGCAGACGTCCTGAGCAAG ACAGGCTTCACACCGCTTCATATCGCTGCACACTACGAGAACCTGAGCGTCGCACAACTGTTGCTCAACAGAGGAGCCAATGTCAACTTCACCCCTAAG AATGGCATCACACCTTTGCACATCGCATCCAGGAGGGGGAATGTGATCATGGTACGACTCCTGCTGGACCGAGGGGCACAGATTGATGCCAAGACCAAG GATGAGTTGACTCCACTGCACTGTGCAGCCAGGAATGGACACGTGAGGATCATTGAGATCCTGTTAGACCAAGGGGCTCCCATCCAGGCCAAGACCAAG AACGGCCTTTCTCCCATCCACATGTCAGCACAGGGGGACCACATGGACTGTGTGAGGCAACTAATGCAGTACAATGCTGCAATTGATGACATCACACTGGACCACCTGACCCCCCTGCATGTTGCGGCCCACTGTGGGCACCACCGCATGGCCAAAGTGCTGCTGGACAAGGGAGCCAAACCCAACTCTCGTGCACTG AATGGTTTCACTCCACTTCACATCGCCTGTAAGAAGAACCACATGCGTGTGATGGACCTCTTGCTGAAACACTCTGCTTCCCTAGAGGCTGTGACGGAG TCTGGCCTGACCCCTTTACATGTGGCCTCGTTCATGGGCCACCGCAAAATAGTCACCATCCTGGTACAGAAGGGAGCTTCTCCCAGTGCTTCCAATGTG AAAGTGGAGACTCCTCTCCACATGGCATGTAGAGCAGGACACTATGAGGTGGCAGAGTTCTTACTGACCAATGCAGCGCCAGTAGACGCCAAGGCCAAG GATGACCAGACACCACTCCACTGTGCGTGTCGGATGGGCCACAAGGAGCTGGTTAAGCTGCTGCTGGAGCACAAGGCCAACCCCAACTCCACCACCACGTCCggacacacacccctccacatcGCTGCCCGCGAGGGACACGCTCAGACCACACGCATCTTACTGGACATGGAGGCCCAGCAGACCAAGATGACCAAG AAAGGCTTCACTCCTCTCCATGTGGCTTCGAAATATGGCAAAGTGGACGTGGCAGAGCTGCTGCTGGAGAGAGGGGGCAACCCTAACGCTGCTGGCAAG AATGGTCTGACTTCTCTCCATGTGGCTGTCCATCATGACAACCTGGACGTGGTTAACCTGCTGGTCAGCAAGGGAGGCTCCCCACACAGTGCAGCTAGG AATGGCTACACCCCTCTTCACATAGCATCGAAGCAGAACCAGGTGGAGGTTGCTAGCAGCCTGCTGCAGTACGGTGCCTCGGCCAACGCCGAGTCCCTCCAGGGGGTCACGCCCCTCCACCTGGCCGCTCAGGAGGGCCGGCCTGACATGGTCGCCCTGCTCATCTCCAAACAGGCCAACGTCAACCTGGGGAACAAG agTGGACTGACTCCTCTCCACCTGGTGGCACAGGAAGGCCACGTGGGCATCGCTGATATCCTGGCGAAGCAGGGGGCGTCAGTGTATGCTGCCACACGG ATGGGATACACCCCTCTCCATGTTGCCTGTCACTATGGCAATGTAAAGATGGTGaagttcctcctgcagcagcaGGCCAATGTCAACAGCAAGACTAAG GTTGGTTACACTGCCCTGCACCAGGCAGCCCAACAGGGCCACACAGACATCGTCACCTTACTGCTCAAACATGGAGCCCAGCCGAACGAGGTCGCTACT aacGGTACGTCGGCCCTGTCCATCGCCAAGCGGTTGGGGTACATCTCTGTAATCGACGTTCTCAAACTGGTTACCGAGGAGACGGTTTCCATG ACCACCACAGAGAAACATCGTATGAGTTTCCCAGAAACAGTGGATGAGATATTGGACGTATCAGAGGACGAAG GAATTGCACAGCTAACTATAG GGGAGGAGCTTTTGGGGACGGAAGGAGCCAGGTACATGAAGATGGATGACTTGAAGGACCATGATGACGATTTCCTGTCACCCAAGAAATCTATGGA TAACTACTCACCTGCCATTCCCAGGATCCCTTGTGTATCCCCAGAGACGGTAATCCTGAAGGAGCATGACATGGAGCAG GTACACACTCCAATGCCATTACAAAAAGATTATGATGACGACTCCCTGATCCCCAGCAGTCCAGCTACAGAGACCTCTGACAACGTCAGTCCTGTGGCCAGCCCCATACACACAGG GTTCCTGGTGAGTTTCATGGTGGATGCTCGGGGCGGCTCGATGCGAGGCAGCAGACATAACGGCCTGCGTGTCATCATCCCTCCACGGACCTGTGCCGCCCCCACACGGATCACCTGTCGTCTGGTCAAGCCCCAGAAACTCACCACTCCTCCCCCcctggtggagggagagggcCTGGCCAGCCGTATCATATCACTGGGCCCAGCCAGCATGCAGTTCTTAGG GCCTGTGATCGTGGAGATCCCTCACTTTGCTGCTCTGGGTCGAGGGGACCGGGAGCTGGTGGTGCTGAGGAGTGAGAACGGCTCTGTCTGGAAGGAACACCGCAATCGCTATGGAGACGATGTGCTGGAGACTATCCTCAATGGGATGGATGAAG AGCTGGAGAGCCAGGAGGAGCTTGGGAAGAAGCGTATCCGACGAATCATCTCCACTGACTTCCCCCTCTACTTTGCTGTGGTGTCACGCGTCCAGCAGGAGAGCGATCTGATTGGCCCAGAAGGGGGTCAGCTGACCAGTAAACTGGTACCGTTGGTCCAGGCTTCGTTCCCTGAGACAGCGGTCACCAAGCGAGTCCGTCTAGGCCTGCAG GCCCAACCAGTCCCAGACGAGCTGGTTGCCAAGCTGCTGGGTAACCAGGCAACCTTCAGCCCTGTGGTGACTGTGGAGCCACGGCGACGCAAGTTCCACCGGCCCATCGGCCTGTGCATCCCCCTGCCCCCCTCCTGGAGAGAGAGCCCCCGGGACTCTGGAGAGGGGGACACCACCAGCCTGCGCCTGCTCTGCAGTGTCATCG GTGGCACAGCCCCAGCCCAGTGGGAGGACATCACAGGCACCACCAAGCTCATATATAGCAAAGACTGTGCCAACTTCACAACCAATGTGTCAGCACG gttctggctggctgactgtcccCGGACAGCCGAGGCCATGTCTTTCGCCAACCTCCTGTACCGGGAGCTCTCAGCCGTGCCCTACATGGCCAAGTTTGTGGTGTTTGCTAAGATGAACGAGGTCCGTGAGGGCCGCCTGCGCTGCTACTGCATGACTGATGACAAGATGGACAAAACCCTGGAGCAACACGAGAACTTCAGCGAGGTGGCCCGCAGTCGCGATATCGAG GTGATGGAGGGTATGCCGCTGCACCTGgagtgttctgggaacctggtcccAGTGAGGAAGGCTACCCAGCAGCCTCGCTGTTTCAGCTTCCAGGCCTTCAGAGACAATAGACTCCCCGTCTCTGTCAAG GTGAGAGATAGTAGCAAAGATCACTCCGGATTCCTGTCCTTCCTGCGGAAGTCTACCAAGTACGAAGACAGCCAACATGTGCTGTGCAACCTCAATATTACCATGCCTCTGTGTATCAAG GCTGCCGGGAGTGAAGACCGGAGGCGAACTCTGACCCCATTAGTCCTGCGAGAGAGATACAGCACCCTGAACGAGCCTGCCATGGGTAAAG CATCAATGAGTGCCATGGAAAAGACAGAGCTGAAGATGGCTTTGATAGCTGAACAGTTGGGACTGAGCTGGGCTG AGCTGGCGAGGGAGCTACAGTTCAGTGTAGATGACATTAATAAGATCCGTGTGGAGAATCCTAACTCCCTATTGGAGCAGAGTTCTACCCTGCTCAGCCTATGGGCCACCTGCGAGGGCAAGAGAGCCAATA TGGAGAGTTTGTACACAGCTTTGAAGAGCATTGACCGGATGGACATAGTAAACATGTTGGAGGGCCAGGGGCCACAGCCTGCAGGGAGGCAGGCCCGGGAGCCAAGCAGACGCAGACACAACGAGAGCGACCACATCTCCCCCAGCCTGACcaatg CCTGGCCGCCCTACTCTTCCTCcttctcactcctcctctccgaCCTCTGA